Proteins encoded within one genomic window of uncultured Desulfobacter sp.:
- the obgE gene encoding GTPase ObgE, with the protein MKFVDEAIVTIRSGSGGAGCVSFRRERFIEKGGPDGGDGGDGGDVILRVDPSKRTLYEYRRQKRLSAQNGAPGLGRQKHGKNGSHCYLSLPIGTIISDVETDEVLADLTDPDKEIIVAQGGMGGRGNKRFATSTNRVPRFAQPGIPGMEIKLRLELKLMADVGLVGLPNAGKSTLISSMSAARPKIADYPFTTLTPTIGMVEAPFGEPFAVADIPGLIEGAHEGVGLGLKFLKHIERTGILVHLIDSGTIDPEDPLVQFQLINNELSMHSDTLANKTQIVVLNKTDLTGTENRIQAFKNALPDQTIFTISAATGKGVKPLIKYLAQILQAAKTEEK; encoded by the coding sequence GTGAAGTTTGTAGATGAGGCCATTGTTACGATCAGGTCCGGAAGCGGCGGTGCAGGATGCGTCAGTTTCCGGCGTGAACGTTTCATTGAAAAAGGCGGGCCTGACGGCGGCGATGGCGGCGATGGGGGGGATGTTATCCTCCGGGTGGATCCTTCAAAACGGACCCTGTATGAATATCGCCGCCAGAAACGTTTAAGTGCACAAAACGGGGCCCCCGGTCTCGGTCGACAGAAGCATGGAAAAAACGGCAGCCACTGCTATCTGTCGCTTCCAATAGGAACTATTATCTCTGACGTCGAAACCGATGAGGTCCTTGCAGACCTCACTGATCCCGACAAAGAGATCATAGTGGCCCAGGGGGGCATGGGCGGTCGGGGCAATAAGCGATTTGCGACATCTACCAACAGGGTACCTAGATTTGCCCAACCCGGAATCCCGGGTATGGAAATCAAACTCCGCCTTGAGCTCAAACTCATGGCGGATGTCGGGCTTGTGGGATTGCCCAATGCAGGCAAATCAACCTTGATTTCAAGCATGTCTGCGGCCCGTCCCAAAATCGCAGACTATCCTTTTACCACATTAACTCCGACCATCGGCATGGTGGAAGCACCCTTTGGCGAACCCTTTGCCGTGGCCGATATCCCCGGACTGATCGAAGGAGCCCATGAAGGCGTGGGCCTTGGGCTAAAATTTCTTAAGCATATTGAACGTACCGGTATTCTGGTACATCTTATTGATTCGGGAACGATTGATCCGGAAGATCCGTTGGTACAGTTTCAGCTTATCAATAACGAACTGTCAATGCACAGCGATACCCTAGCAAATAAAACCCAGATTGTGGTACTCAATAAAACAGATCTTACGGGCACGGAAAACCGGATTCAAGCCTTCAAAAACGCTTTGCCTGATCAAACTATTTTTACCATTTCCGCAGCCACGGGCAAAGGCGTTAAACCTTTGATCAAATACCTGGCGCAAATACTTCAAGCAGCAAAAACTGAAGAAAAGTAA